Genomic DNA from Candidatus Cloacimonadota bacterium:
CCGATGTACTATTGATCACCAAAAAGGAGAGTTCTGAAAAAGTAAAAGATGTCGTTGCTATGATCGAAAAGATGGGTTGGAAAGACTATCTATAAATCGGGCAATATTTAAAAAGTTATTGACAAATGGACTCAAAATATTTTTCTGAAATTCGAGGAAGTAATTGATGAATTTGGAAGGTGATAAAAGATTTACTGATCAAATTGGTTTTGATAAAAATAAAGCATTAAGCATTTACCAAAAGGTAAATGCTTTTTTTGTCTTCAAAAACCGGGTTAACATCTTGCTTGGCTTAGCGTTATCAAAGGCGGTCTAAGGTATGAAGATTGACTGGCTTATTGAAAAGGCGTTACAAGAAGATCTCGGCACAGGTGACATAACAAGCAATTATCTCAATTTAGACAACAACAAATCAATCGCTTTTTTAATAGCTAAAGAGAAGGGAATTTTAGCCGGTTTAGATGTAGCTATTGAAGTATTTCGTAAACTCGATCCCAACATCACTTGGGTTGCTTATAAAAGAGATGGGGATAAACTCCGTAAGGGTGATGAGATAATTAAATTTAACGGTTCCACGAGAGCAATTTTAGCCGGTGAAAGAGTAGCCCTGAATTTTATCCAAAGATTGAGCGGTATAGCAACAATAACCAGAGAGATGGTTGATATTCTCAAACCCTATAATACCAAGCTCTTAGACACTCGTAAAACTACCCCATTATTACGAGAATTAGAAAAATACGCCGTTAAAATTGGTGGTGGCTATAATCATCGGTTCGGGCTCTATGATATGATAATGCTTAAAGATAATCATATTCAGGCAGCCGGTTCTATAACCAAAGCGGTTAATCAAGTTCGCAAACACAATTTAAATTATAAAATCGAAGTAGAAGTAAAGAATCTGCAAGAACTTCGGGAAGCCTATAACTGTCGGGTGGACAGGATTATGCTCGACAATATGTCTCTCAAGAGCATCTGTAAAGCAGTTGCCCTCTTTGGCGGGAAGGTTGAATTAGAAGTTTCAGGCGGTGTTAATCTCACTAATATCAAAAAATATGCTGAAACCGGTGTACAATATATCTCTGCAGGTTTTATCACCCATTCAGCAAAAGCATTGGATATTAGTTTATTGTTCAGGGAGTAGTAAGATGGTGAAAATACTGATCGCATTGATCCGTATGCAACGGTATGATGATATAATCGGTGAAAAAGAAGTATTGAAAAAGAGATTACCGATGCAATTGGAAGAGTTGGAGAAGAACGTTTCAAGTGCGAAAAAGAATTTTGAAGATTTCAAAAAAGAGCTCAACACCAATCTTATGGATCGCGATAAGTTGGAATTGGAACAAGAAGAAAATAAAGAGCAGATGAATAAGTATGAAACTCAGCTTTCCATGATCAAGACCAATAAAGAATACAAGGCGTTAAACAACGAAATAGACGGCTTAAAAGAAAAGAATTCGGCTATTGATGATCAGATCTTAGAGATGATAGATCAGGAAGAGGAGCTTAAGAAACTGTTAGAAGTGAAGAAGAATGAATTAGAAGCTGCCGAA
This window encodes:
- the nadC gene encoding carboxylating nicotinate-nucleotide diphosphorylase — translated: MKIDWLIEKALQEDLGTGDITSNYLNLDNNKSIAFLIAKEKGILAGLDVAIEVFRKLDPNITWVAYKRDGDKLRKGDEIIKFNGSTRAILAGERVALNFIQRLSGIATITREMVDILKPYNTKLLDTRKTTPLLRELEKYAVKIGGGYNHRFGLYDMIMLKDNHIQAAGSITKAVNQVRKHNLNYKIEVEVKNLQELREAYNCRVDRIMLDNMSLKSICKAVALFGGKVELEVSGGVNLTNIKKYAETGVQYISAGFITHSAKALDISLLFRE